From Candidatus Pedobacter colombiensis, one genomic window encodes:
- a CDS encoding RDD family protein: MLNENVEYTVVINGKPEGPYQLEQLKTLHIEAGTFVRKPGMDDYKEAHELPELRELFGFTHQVTAPQYFAAFDQRLLASAIDYFFLTLAYVVLVLLTFIFVSEKSQRVMLALSGLPLIPIAKFIYGSIAEASEKQGTIGKRLLNIKVTDIFGSRISLKNSFGRNAAKFFSVATLFFGYLYSFLNKKQQCLHDVLANTLVIKDRLI; encoded by the coding sequence ATGCTTAACGAAAATGTTGAATATACTGTAGTCATTAACGGAAAACCTGAGGGACCATATCAGTTAGAACAGTTAAAAACATTACATATCGAAGCCGGAACTTTTGTTAGAAAGCCGGGGATGGATGATTATAAAGAAGCTCACGAGTTACCTGAACTCCGTGAGCTTTTTGGTTTTACCCATCAGGTTACTGCACCACAATATTTTGCTGCTTTTGATCAGCGTTTGCTGGCCTCGGCGATAGATTATTTCTTTCTGACATTGGCCTACGTTGTTCTGGTGTTGCTGACCTTTATTTTCGTATCCGAAAAATCACAGCGCGTAATGCTCGCGCTTTCCGGTTTACCGCTTATTCCGATAGCTAAATTTATTTATGGGAGCATTGCTGAGGCCTCCGAAAAACAGGGTACGATTGGTAAGCGATTGTTAAATATTAAAGTAACTGATATTTTCGGAAGCAGGATTAGTCTGAAGAATTCATTTGGCCGAAATGCAGCAAAGTTTTTTTCGGTAGCGACTTTGTTTTTTGGCTATTTGTATAGCTTTCTGAATAAAAAACAGCAATGTTTGCACGATGTGCTGGCAAATACATTAGTAATAAAAGACCGGCTGATCTGA